A single region of the Biomaibacter acetigenes genome encodes:
- a CDS encoding sigma 54-interacting transcriptional regulator — protein MLQREVVFCHPKGLHIRAAAMMVQKAHEIEHNWGTNIYIRNRYGREVPATALMALHSLNLKFGEKVTIVAKGSRVVEAVDCFDRLLQSDFSPKNSEEIEKMDNILEENALTSDTIFQSIADGLIVVNKKGCITMFNRAAEEITGFKSHEVIGEKIENIIPGIKMQNILRDGRDELGSKKVIGKSAVVTDITPIIINNEILGAVIVFQDILQIERLIDKLDEFKELKARIDLINEAVAKAEYLEEELKRTQKLDSAFEPIVGRSGRLQDALAIASKAAETHSTVLIRGESGTGKELIARAIHYASRRKDKPFVRVNCPAIPSPLLESELFGHEKGSFTGAIYQKLGRFELANGGTVFLDEIGEMNVEMQAKLLRILQEREFERVGGTQTIKVDVRVIAATNRNLEEMVKSGAFREDLYYRLNVVPIVLPPLRKRKEDIPDLAEHFLNKLSRELEKDVTAITRRAMKYLLGYDWPGNVRELENVIERAINLTDDNVIDIDDLPTYVTGISIEDKQFLVNPDSDGEIAPFEEYEKEIIKLALKKYKSFNAAGKALGLTHKTVAAKARKYGLLV, from the coding sequence TTGCTTCAAAGAGAAGTGGTATTCTGTCATCCAAAAGGTCTGCACATAAGGGCGGCGGCTATGATGGTCCAGAAGGCGCATGAGATAGAACACAACTGGGGCACCAATATATATATACGCAACCGGTACGGAAGGGAAGTTCCGGCTACCGCTCTCATGGCCCTCCATTCCCTCAATTTAAAATTCGGAGAAAAAGTAACGATAGTGGCAAAGGGCAGCAGGGTGGTTGAAGCTGTAGATTGTTTTGACAGGCTGCTGCAAAGCGATTTTTCGCCAAAAAACAGTGAAGAGATTGAAAAAATGGATAACATCCTGGAGGAAAATGCTTTAACTTCGGACACAATCTTTCAGAGTATTGCCGACGGCCTTATAGTGGTAAATAAAAAGGGCTGCATTACGATGTTTAACCGTGCGGCTGAAGAGATTACCGGATTCAAGAGCCATGAGGTAATCGGTGAAAAAATAGAAAATATCATTCCCGGAATAAAAATGCAAAACATACTGCGGGATGGAAGGGACGAGCTGGGCAGCAAAAAGGTCATAGGGAAATCCGCAGTGGTTACCGATATCACTCCGATAATCATCAACAATGAAATACTGGGAGCCGTTATAGTATTTCAGGATATCCTTCAGATTGAAAGGCTTATAGACAAACTGGATGAATTTAAAGAATTAAAAGCCAGGATCGATTTGATAAACGAAGCGGTGGCAAAAGCCGAATACCTTGAAGAGGAATTAAAACGGACCCAGAAGCTTGACAGTGCTTTTGAGCCCATAGTTGGTAGAAGCGGGCGTCTGCAGGATGCGCTGGCCATCGCGTCCAAGGCTGCCGAGACCCATTCCACAGTTTTGATCCGCGGGGAAAGCGGCACCGGAAAGGAACTCATCGCTAGAGCCATTCATTATGCCAGTCGAAGGAAGGATAAACCTTTTGTTCGGGTGAACTGCCCCGCCATACCTTCGCCTCTCCTGGAAAGCGAACTTTTCGGCCATGAGAAGGGTTCATTCACGGGAGCCATCTATCAGAAGCTGGGGAGATTTGAACTGGCCAACGGCGGCACTGTTTTTCTTGATGAAATCGGAGAAATGAACGTGGAAATGCAGGCAAAGCTTTTGAGGATATTACAGGAAAGGGAATTCGAGAGAGTCGGGGGCACCCAGACGATAAAAGTGGATGTAAGGGTCATAGCCGCCACAAACAGAAACCTGGAAGAAATGGTCAAAAGCGGAGCATTCAGAGAGGACCTTTACTACAGGCTGAACGTGGTGCCGATTGTGCTTCCGCCGCTGAGAAAAAGAAAAGAAGACATACCGGACCTGGCCGAACATTTTTTAAACAAGCTGAGCCGTGAGCTGGAAAAGGACGTTACAGCCATAACCCGCCGGGCCATGAAATATTTGCTGGGTTATGATTGGCCGGGAAATGTGAGGGAACTGGAGAACGTCATTGAACGAGCCATAAATCTCACCGACGATAACGTAATAGACATAGACGATCTTCCGACGTACGTCACAGGAATCAGCATAGAAGACAAACAATTCCTGGTCAATCCCGACTCCGACGGAGAGATAGCTCCTTTTGAGGAATATGAGAAGGAAATTATAAAATTAGCCCTGAAGAAATATAAAAGTTTTAACGCCGCCGGAAAAGCCCTGGGGCTCACTCACAAGACGGTGGCGGCCAAAGCCAGAAAGTACGGCCTTTTGGTGTAA
- the dhaL gene encoding dihydroxyacetone kinase subunit DhaL, with protein sequence MATDTAGLVKILEAVAGKISENREFLTELDSAIGDADHGINMSKGFSAVLEKLHSQKIDDCGTILKTVGMTLVSTVGGASGPLYGTAFMKAGQAVAGKSSLDFEDFVTILDQALEGIKYRGKAQRGDKTIIDALEPAVEILRKEKDCTDKKAAMDKALNAAKEGVEYTRSIIAKKGRASYLGERSIGHQDPGATSCYLMLQAAIEKIKEMSGKGC encoded by the coding sequence ATGGCAACAGACACAGCGGGACTTGTGAAAATACTTGAAGCAGTGGCGGGGAAAATCAGCGAAAACCGCGAATTTTTGACCGAACTGGATTCGGCCATCGGGGACGCGGACCACGGCATAAACATGTCGAAGGGATTTTCGGCGGTTCTTGAAAAGCTACATTCGCAGAAAATCGATGATTGCGGAACGATTTTGAAAACCGTTGGTATGACACTCGTATCGACAGTGGGAGGAGCGTCGGGGCCGCTATACGGCACCGCTTTTATGAAAGCAGGCCAGGCAGTGGCGGGCAAGTCGAGTCTTGATTTTGAAGATTTTGTAACCATCCTGGACCAGGCCCTGGAAGGCATAAAATATCGGGGAAAGGCGCAGCGGGGGGATAAAACCATCATTGACGCACTGGAACCCGCTGTAGAAATTTTAAGGAAGGAAAAGGATTGTACCGATAAGAAAGCAGCTATGGACAAAGCGCTTAATGCGGCAAAAGAGGGAGTGGAGTACACCCGAAGCATAATAGCAAAAAAGGGGAGGGCCAGTTACCTGGGAGAAAGGAGTATAGGGCATCAGGACCCCGGAGCCACATCGTGCTATTTGATGTTACAGGCGGCGATTGAAAAGATCAAAGAGATGTCCGGTAAAGGGTGTTAG
- the phnD gene encoding phosphate/phosphite/phosphonate ABC transporter substrate-binding protein — translation MPVDLGISGIEDILPIGEKLGYDAHEINWIVDRNSEKSRRLVEIIEGINVNSQKNSNSLTAGTSDLEELSKFASGLKESALEVLNKSRESLGKIREGSQAIAEVQNLIDRVSEEMDKSSNDVAGLLELTDKVAGFVTFVRSIARQTHLLAINATIEAARAGEVGRGFGVVASEIRKLAEMSSTRAHEIQETAGVINEGISRAHSISRESAARLKGVREKTQLSGNVMDESVKVFEDIAGVNEKLFESISRQAKTAGSLSEIFSSLARETAATSDSTRKVTELIKEQEQNNRMLLDIAEKLVKNVYALQKTTLKFKKKDELIIGINPALSPDVIKAMYLPAINAVGETAGFNFRVMIAADYNALADCLIEGIVDVGWFSPLAYVNARYKADITPIATPVVNGAASYRGYIITVPGSGISSIKDLKGKKLAFVDPKSASGYAYPRMLLKKAGIDPDRDLSEKVFLGTHSRVVEAVLQGTVDAGATYSEALDDAKKRGLAVEKLKILAETDPIPKDCIAARPDIEKKRGGQPEERIYGLQSKKRKDERGRIYHKRLYSGHG, via the coding sequence ATGCCGGTCGATTTGGGGATATCGGGGATTGAGGACATACTTCCTATTGGGGAGAAACTGGGTTACGACGCCCATGAAATAAACTGGATAGTCGACAGGAACTCTGAAAAATCCAGGAGATTGGTAGAGATAATAGAAGGCATAAACGTCAATTCGCAGAAAAACAGTAATAGTTTAACTGCCGGCACATCGGACCTGGAGGAACTTTCCAAATTTGCTTCAGGACTAAAGGAGAGCGCTCTCGAGGTATTGAATAAGTCCAGAGAAAGCCTTGGGAAAATAAGGGAGGGAAGTCAGGCTATCGCCGAAGTTCAGAACCTGATTGACAGGGTCTCGGAGGAAATGGACAAATCTTCGAATGATGTGGCCGGCCTCCTGGAGCTTACAGATAAGGTTGCAGGATTTGTGACCTTTGTGAGGAGCATCGCCCGTCAGACACATCTTCTGGCGATAAATGCGACTATTGAGGCGGCAAGAGCGGGAGAGGTCGGCAGGGGATTCGGCGTAGTGGCGTCGGAGATAAGGAAGCTGGCGGAAATGAGCAGTACAAGAGCCCACGAGATTCAGGAGACCGCAGGCGTAATCAACGAAGGGATTAGTCGGGCACACTCAATTTCCAGAGAAAGCGCCGCCAGATTGAAAGGTGTCAGAGAAAAGACTCAGCTCAGCGGGAACGTCATGGATGAATCGGTGAAGGTGTTCGAAGATATAGCCGGTGTAAACGAAAAATTGTTCGAATCCATATCCCGACAGGCTAAGACGGCGGGCTCCCTGAGCGAGATTTTTTCTTCTCTTGCCCGGGAGACTGCGGCTACTTCAGACTCCACCCGTAAGGTAACGGAATTGATAAAAGAACAGGAACAGAACAACAGGATGCTGCTCGACATAGCAGAAAAACTCGTAAAAAATGTGTACGCTCTTCAGAAAACCACGCTGAAGTTCAAAAAAAAGGATGAATTGATTATAGGAATAAATCCCGCTTTAAGTCCCGATGTAATAAAAGCCATGTACCTGCCGGCCATCAATGCCGTGGGGGAGACGGCTGGATTCAACTTCAGGGTTATGATTGCGGCGGATTACAATGCTCTGGCCGATTGCCTTATAGAAGGAATAGTGGATGTGGGCTGGTTTTCTCCCCTGGCATACGTCAACGCCAGATATAAAGCCGACATAACTCCCATTGCGACGCCCGTGGTGAACGGTGCCGCCAGCTACAGGGGTTATATAATAACGGTTCCGGGTTCCGGTATTTCTTCCATAAAAGATTTGAAGGGAAAGAAATTGGCCTTCGTAGACCCGAAGTCGGCTTCGGGATACGCGTATCCGAGAATGCTTTTAAAAAAGGCGGGGATCGATCCGGATAGAGACCTTTCGGAGAAAGTTTTTCTGGGCACTCACAGCAGAGTGGTGGAAGCGGTGCTGCAGGGGACCGTGGATGCGGGAGCTACTTATTCCGAAGCCCTTGACGACGCAAAAAAGCGGGGGCTTGCGGTAGAAAAACTTAAAATTCTTGCCGAAACCGATCCGATCCCGAAAGACTGTATAGCTGCAAGGCCAGACATCGAAAAAAAGCGTGGTGGACAGCCTGAAGAGCGGATTTATGGCTTACAGAGCAAAAAAAGAAAAGATGAACGGGGGCGGATCTATCATAAACGGCTTTATTCCGGCCATGGATGA
- the dhaK gene encoding dihydroxyacetone kinase subunit DhaK, translating to MKKLINNPEHVVEEMLEGMVAAFPGYVRKLEGFNVIVRADAPIKGKVGLVSGGGSGHEPSHAGFVGKGMLDAGVAGAVFTSPTPDQIFEAVKAVDGGAGVLLIIKNYTGDVMNFEMAGEMAEMEGIKVAKVVVNDDVAVENSTYTTGRRGIAGTVFVHKIAGAKAQAGGTLEEVKTVAEKVIANVRSMGMALTPCVVPAAGKPTFTLAEDEMEIGMGIHGEPGTMRTKIMKADEIVEHLMSKILTDLPYKPGDEVAVMINGLGATPIMEQFIMNNKVNKILKEKGIKVHRTYIGEYMTSLEMAGASITLLKLDEELKNLLDAPADTPAFRQF from the coding sequence ATGAAAAAACTCATCAACAATCCCGAACATGTGGTAGAAGAAATGCTTGAGGGGATGGTGGCGGCGTTTCCCGGATACGTGAGGAAGCTGGAAGGTTTTAATGTCATTGTGAGAGCCGACGCGCCAATCAAAGGCAAGGTCGGCCTTGTGTCCGGCGGCGGAAGCGGCCATGAACCTTCCCATGCCGGTTTCGTGGGCAAAGGTATGCTGGATGCCGGCGTTGCCGGAGCCGTATTCACCTCTCCTACTCCGGACCAGATATTCGAGGCTGTTAAGGCGGTGGACGGCGGCGCCGGAGTGCTGCTCATAATCAAAAATTACACCGGCGATGTGATGAACTTTGAAATGGCCGGTGAAATGGCGGAGATGGAAGGCATCAAAGTGGCCAAGGTTGTAGTAAATGACGACGTGGCGGTGGAAAACAGCACTTACACCACAGGCAGAAGAGGCATAGCGGGCACCGTGTTCGTGCACAAGATCGCCGGAGCCAAGGCCCAGGCCGGCGGCACCCTTGAGGAAGTAAAAACCGTGGCAGAAAAGGTCATCGCCAATGTGAGAAGCATGGGAATGGCCCTGACCCCGTGCGTGGTGCCCGCTGCGGGAAAGCCCACCTTTACTTTAGCTGAAGACGAAATGGAAATAGGCATGGGAATCCACGGAGAACCTGGCACCATGCGGACAAAGATCATGAAAGCCGACGAAATAGTGGAACACCTGATGTCAAAAATACTGACAGATCTTCCATACAAACCCGGAGACGAAGTGGCGGTCATGATAAACGGCCTTGGAGCCACTCCCATCATGGAACAATTCATAATGAACAATAAAGTGAACAAAATCTTAAAAGAAAAGGGGATTAAAGTCCACAGGACATACATCGGCGAATACATGACTTCACTGGAAATGGCGGGCGCCTCGATAACACTGCTCAAACTGGACGAGGAATTGAAAAACCTGCTGGATGCACCGGCGGATACCCCCGCTTTCAGACAGTTTTAA
- a CDS encoding DUF1667 domain-containing protein, which translates to MSDKKNVTCIICPVGCRIEVEIENGNILNLSGYRCRRSLQYVKDEVTSPKRILTTTVRLKAKGAHVLPVRTRAPIPKSLLKEAMKELKSVSVAIPVKMGDVVLKDVAGTGVDVVASRSWTE; encoded by the coding sequence ATGAGCGATAAAAAAAATGTGACATGCATAATATGTCCAGTAGGATGCCGAATAGAGGTGGAGATTGAAAATGGAAATATTCTGAACCTGAGCGGTTATCGCTGCAGGCGGAGCCTTCAATATGTAAAAGACGAAGTGACGTCGCCGAAGAGAATTCTGACAACAACGGTCAGGTTAAAGGCAAAGGGCGCTCATGTTTTGCCTGTCCGCACACGGGCTCCGATTCCGAAGTCTCTGTTGAAAGAAGCCATGAAAGAACTTAAAAGCGTATCAGTTGCCATACCTGTGAAGATGGGCGACGTAGTTTTAAAAGATGTGGCGGGTACCGGAGTGGATGTAGTAGCCTCGAGAAGCTGGACTGAATAA
- the dhaM gene encoding dihydroxyacetone kinase phosphoryl donor subunit DhaM, with translation MVGIVLVSHTPKIAEGTLELIKQMTGEKVIMEIAAGTCDNRLGTDPVLIGEKIRKADTGDGVIVIVDLGSSIMSTEVAIESLEEPTRSRAAIADAPFVEGAIAAAMEASFGKGLQDVKMPPKTRGV, from the coding sequence ATGGTCGGAATTGTCCTGGTATCCCACACCCCGAAAATTGCTGAAGGGACTCTGGAATTGATAAAGCAAATGACCGGTGAAAAAGTTATCATGGAAATTGCTGCCGGAACCTGTGACAACCGCCTGGGCACCGATCCGGTGTTGATCGGAGAAAAGATAAGAAAAGCGGATACGGGCGATGGAGTGATTGTGATAGTGGATTTAGGAAGCTCGATCATGAGCACCGAAGTTGCCATAGAATCTCTTGAAGAGCCAACGAGATCCAGGGCGGCTATCGCGGATGCGCCTTTTGTGGAGGGAGCCATAGCCGCTGCAATGGAAGCCAGCTTCGGGAAGGGTCTGCAGGATGTTAAAATGCCGCCGAAAACACGCGGGGTATGA
- the glpK gene encoding glycerol kinase GlpK: MAKYVMALDQGTTSSRAIIFDENGSIVSVANKEFTQIYPKPGWVEHDPMEIWGTQIGVAKEVLEKAGISPEDIAAIGITNQRETTIVWDKNTGKPVYNAIVWQCRRTAPICDDLKNKGLAETIRKKTGLVVDAYFSGTKVKWILDNVEGVREKAEKGEVIFGNVDTWLIWNLTGGKVHVTDYSNASRTMLFNIHKLEWDEDILKELNIPKAMLPEPKPSSHIYGKTSKEVFGAEVPIAGDAGDQQAALFGQACYSAGMAKNTYGTGCFMLMNTGEKAVESKSGLLTTIAWGVDGKVEYALEGSIFIAGAVVQWLRDELRIIDNSAQSEEYATKVDDNNGVYLVPAFVGLGAPYWDMYARGTIVGLTRGAKREHIIRAALESITYQTRDVLEAMQKDSGITLTNLKVDGGAVANNFLMQFQSDILGVPVSRPKVIETTALGAAYLAGLATGYWGSREEIAAKWQIDRVFKPDMDEGKRNSLYSGWKKAVKRAMEWEKE, translated from the coding sequence ATGGCAAAGTATGTCATGGCCCTTGATCAGGGAACCACCAGTTCGCGGGCGATCATTTTCGACGAAAACGGTTCGATTGTAAGCGTGGCCAACAAGGAGTTCACCCAGATTTACCCCAAACCCGGCTGGGTGGAACACGATCCGATGGAAATCTGGGGGACTCAGATAGGCGTAGCGAAAGAAGTCCTGGAAAAAGCCGGCATTTCGCCCGAAGATATCGCCGCAATCGGCATCACCAATCAGAGGGAAACCACCATAGTATGGGATAAAAACACCGGCAAACCGGTATACAATGCCATAGTGTGGCAGTGCCGCAGGACAGCTCCCATTTGCGATGACCTGAAGAACAAGGGCCTTGCCGAAACCATCCGCAAGAAGACCGGTCTGGTAGTGGATGCATATTTTTCCGGCACCAAGGTGAAATGGATCCTCGACAATGTGGAGGGGGTAAGGGAAAAGGCTGAAAAGGGCGAAGTAATTTTTGGAAACGTGGATACATGGCTAATCTGGAACCTGACCGGAGGTAAGGTTCACGTTACCGATTACAGCAACGCTTCCCGCACCATGCTCTTCAACATTCATAAGCTGGAATGGGATGAGGATATATTAAAGGAATTAAACATACCGAAAGCGATGCTGCCGGAACCCAAACCTTCAAGCCATATTTACGGCAAAACCAGCAAAGAGGTATTCGGCGCCGAAGTTCCCATCGCCGGGGATGCGGGCGATCAGCAGGCGGCACTGTTCGGCCAGGCGTGCTACAGCGCCGGTATGGCCAAGAACACCTATGGCACCGGCTGCTTCATGCTCATGAACACCGGCGAAAAGGCGGTGGAATCCAAGAGCGGTCTTCTGACGACGATTGCGTGGGGAGTTGACGGAAAGGTCGAATACGCTCTGGAAGGAAGCATATTTATTGCCGGAGCCGTAGTCCAGTGGCTGCGGGATGAGCTCAGGATCATAGACAATTCTGCTCAGAGCGAAGAATACGCCACAAAGGTGGACGACAACAACGGCGTATATCTGGTTCCCGCTTTTGTGGGCCTGGGTGCGCCATACTGGGATATGTACGCCCGTGGCACCATAGTAGGCCTCACCAGAGGCGCCAAGAGAGAACATATCATCAGGGCAGCTCTTGAATCAATTACCTATCAGACCCGGGACGTTCTGGAAGCCATGCAGAAGGATTCCGGCATAACCCTTACCAACCTGAAGGTGGACGGAGGAGCCGTTGCCAACAACTTCCTGATGCAGTTCCAGTCCGACATACTGGGAGTTCCGGTTTCAAGGCCTAAAGTAATCGAGACCACGGCGCTGGGTGCGGCTTATCTCGCGGGTCTTGCCACGGGATACTGGGGAAGCAGGGAAGAAATTGCCGCCAAGTGGCAGATCGACAGAGTCTTTAAACCGGACATGGATGAGGGCAAACGCAACAGTCTCTACAGCGGATGGAAAAAAGCCGTCAAGAGGGCTATGGAATGGGAAAAGGAATAA
- a CDS encoding NAD(P)/FAD-dependent oxidoreductase encodes MYDAVIIGGGVTGCMIARELSRYDIKVILLEKEEDVACGTSKANSAVIHAGFDAKPGTWKAKMNVRGNVLFPGICDELDVPYINNGSLVVAVEDGEIKILEKLLNQGRVNGVPGLEIIGHDELMKMEPNLNTKVKAALYAPTAGIVCPYEFTIALAENAAINGVEFRFNSPVIEIAAEDGGFIVKTPHDFVKTRFVINAAGLFSDEISKMAGAEEYTITPRKGEYLIFDKKFGSLIKKVIFPTPSEISKGILVCPTVDGNIFIGPNSNDIRDKTDVGVTREGIEEIIEGGKKLVPELPLSGVITSFAGLRAVSNTNDFIIEASRKVKGFVNVGGIQSPGFTSAPAIAETVIEILKEEGMDLREKPGFVPTRPRKYRFREMDNLTRQKLIEENPAFGHVICRCETVTEAEIVDAIRRPLGAKSLDGIKRRTRAGMGRCQGGFCSSRVLSILARELKIDPLQVTKCGPGSEILKGGYKEFIAEKDMDEYLNTVEVESLSWKGGATNAL; translated from the coding sequence ATGTATGATGCGGTAATTATCGGCGGCGGCGTGACGGGCTGCATGATAGCAAGAGAACTGTCAAGGTATGATATAAAGGTTATACTGCTGGAAAAAGAGGAGGACGTAGCCTGCGGTACCAGCAAGGCCAACAGTGCTGTCATCCATGCGGGATTTGACGCCAAGCCGGGCACCTGGAAGGCGAAGATGAATGTGAGGGGAAATGTCTTATTCCCCGGAATTTGCGACGAGCTGGATGTGCCGTATATAAACAATGGTTCACTGGTGGTGGCCGTTGAAGACGGTGAAATCAAGATCCTTGAGAAATTGCTGAATCAGGGCAGGGTAAATGGCGTTCCGGGCCTTGAGATCATAGGGCATGACGAGTTGATGAAAATGGAGCCCAATCTGAACACAAAAGTAAAAGCGGCGCTTTATGCCCCCACGGCGGGAATTGTATGCCCCTACGAATTTACTATAGCTCTGGCGGAAAATGCCGCTATAAACGGCGTGGAATTCAGGTTCAATTCTCCCGTGATCGAAATTGCGGCGGAAGACGGCGGCTTTATTGTAAAAACCCCGCATGATTTTGTAAAAACACGGTTTGTAATAAATGCCGCGGGCCTTTTCTCCGATGAAATTTCAAAAATGGCCGGAGCGGAAGAATATACAATTACTCCCCGAAAAGGAGAATATCTCATATTTGATAAAAAATTCGGTTCCCTCATAAAGAAAGTCATATTCCCCACCCCTTCGGAAATATCCAAGGGCATTCTGGTATGTCCCACGGTGGACGGAAACATTTTCATAGGCCCCAATTCCAACGATATCAGAGACAAAACCGATGTTGGCGTGACCCGGGAAGGCATCGAAGAGATTATCGAGGGAGGGAAAAAGCTTGTCCCCGAGCTGCCTCTGTCGGGAGTGATAACTTCTTTTGCGGGACTTCGGGCCGTTTCCAATACCAACGACTTTATTATTGAAGCGTCCAGAAAGGTAAAGGGCTTTGTCAATGTGGGCGGGATCCAGTCGCCGGGATTCACTTCGGCTCCGGCTATAGCGGAAACCGTAATCGAGATTCTGAAGGAAGAAGGTATGGATTTAAGAGAAAAACCGGGTTTTGTACCGACACGACCCAGAAAGTATCGCTTCCGGGAAATGGACAATTTGACGCGGCAGAAGCTGATAGAAGAAAACCCCGCCTTCGGTCATGTGATATGCCGCTGTGAAACCGTGACGGAAGCGGAAATAGTGGATGCCATAAGAAGGCCGCTGGGGGCGAAAAGTCTGGATGGAATCAAGCGGCGGACCAGAGCCGGCATGGGAAGGTGTCAGGGAGGCTTCTGCTCATCCAGAGTGCTGTCTATCCTGGCGAGGGAGCTTAAGATAGATCCCCTGCAGGTGACCAAGTGCGGCCCGGGCTCGGAGATTTTAAAAGGTGGCTATAAAGAATTTATTGCAGAAAAGGACATGGATGAATATTTAAACACTGTAGAAGTTGAAAGCCTCAGCTGGAAAGGCGGTGCGACAAATGCTTTATAA
- a CDS encoding NAD(P)/FAD-dependent oxidoreductase, with protein sequence MLYKDLVIIGGGPAGLAAALEAAEQGVKDVMIVERDSGLGGILQQCIHNGFGLHVFKEELTGPEYAQRFIDRLDNAGIEVLLDTMVIEITPDKRIFAVNSEKGVLEIQAKAVILAMGCRERTRGALNIPGFRPAGIFTAGTAQRYVNIEGYMPGKEVVILGSGDIGLIMARRFTLEGARVKCVLEIMPYSNGLTRNVVQCLEDYGIPLRLSHTVIDIHGKKRVEGVTVAKVDENLKPILSTAEFISCDTLLLSVGLIPENELTKMTGADFDANTQGPMVNQRMETSCEGIFACGNVLHVHDLVDFVTMEAKFAARGAAQYLKEKDGPCRKMSVIAGEGLRYVLPHAVGVEKMLDEKQNFFMRSIKPMKKARLSIQSENGTIKTRMLSYVKPSEMINIELNKSEISKAAGHLKFILQEEGASDER encoded by the coding sequence ATGCTTTATAAGGATTTGGTAATAATCGGCGGCGGTCCGGCGGGGCTTGCCGCGGCTCTGGAGGCCGCTGAACAGGGCGTAAAGGATGTTATGATAGTCGAAAGGGATTCAGGCCTCGGGGGCATACTGCAGCAGTGCATACACAACGGTTTCGGGCTGCACGTATTCAAAGAAGAACTCACGGGGCCGGAGTACGCCCAGAGATTCATCGATAGGCTGGATAACGCCGGAATTGAAGTTTTGCTGGATACAATGGTGATTGAAATCACGCCGGACAAAAGAATATTTGCCGTAAATAGCGAAAAAGGCGTTCTGGAGATTCAGGCAAAAGCGGTGATCCTGGCCATGGGTTGCCGTGAACGCACCCGGGGAGCCCTTAACATCCCGGGATTCAGGCCCGCGGGAATCTTCACCGCCGGGACGGCCCAGAGATATGTGAACATTGAAGGTTACATGCCGGGAAAAGAGGTAGTAATTCTGGGTTCGGGAGACATCGGCCTCATCATGGCGAGAAGGTTTACGCTGGAAGGAGCCAGAGTAAAATGCGTCCTTGAAATAATGCCCTATTCCAACGGCCTGACCAGAAACGTGGTACAGTGCCTGGAAGATTATGGAATACCACTCAGGCTGAGCCATACTGTAATAGATATCCATGGCAAAAAAAGAGTGGAGGGAGTTACCGTAGCGAAGGTCGATGAAAACCTGAAACCGATCCTGTCGACTGCGGAATTCATATCCTGCGACACCCTGCTGCTATCGGTGGGATTGATACCCGAAAATGAACTCACAAAGATGACCGGCGCCGATTTTGATGCTAACACCCAGGGGCCGATGGTGAATCAAAGGATGGAAACCTCCTGCGAGGGGATTTTTGCCTGCGGCAATGTGTTGCACGTTCATGATTTGGTGGACTTTGTAACGATGGAAGCAAAATTTGCGGCCAGAGGAGCCGCCCAGTACCTGAAAGAAAAAGATGGGCCGTGCCGGAAGATGTCCGTCATAGCGGGCGAAGGCCTGAGATATGTTCTTCCGCACGCTGTCGGCGTAGAAAAAATGCTCGATGAAAAACAGAACTTTTTCATGAGAAGCATAAAACCCATGAAAAAAGCCAGACTTTCAATTCAATCCGAAAACGGAACTATAAAAACCAGGATGCTTTCATATGTGAAACCCAGCGAAATGATAAATATTGAACTTAACAAATCTGAAATATCAAAAGCTGCCGGCCATCTGAAATTTATCCTTCAGGAAGAAGGTGCTTCCGATGAGCGATAA